A region of the Mytilus edulis chromosome 11, xbMytEdul2.2, whole genome shotgun sequence genome:
TTTAaccatatttttagctcacctggcccaaagggccaagtgagctttttcccatcactttgcgtccgtcgttgtctgtcgtcgtccgtcgtctttaacttttacaaaaatcttctcctctgaaactactgggccaatttaaatcaaacttggccacaatcatcattagggtatctagttaaaaaatgtgtcaggtgACCCGGCCGACTgacaagatggccaccatggctagaaatagaacatcgggggaaaatgcagtttttagcttataactcaaaaaccaaagcactttaatagagcaaatctgtcaaggGGTTAAATCGTTTGTCAAGTAAATACATATCCACTtagtaattttcagatgaattggacaactggttgttgggttgctgcccccaattggtaattttaaagaaattttgcatttttttgttattaccttgaatactatatagtatagatagagataaactgtaaacagcaacaatgctcagcaaagtaagatctacaaataagtcaacatgaccaaaatggtcagttgaccccttaaggagttactgccctttatagtcaatttttaacaattttcattaatttggtaaatttttacaaaatattttcctctgtaactaatgggacaagtttattatagatagagaaaatagtaagtagcaagaatgttcagtaaagtaaagatctacaaaaacatcaccatcaccaaaacacaattttgtcatgaatccatctgtgccctttgttgaatatgcacatagaccaaggtgagcgacaaaggctcttaagagcctctagttaatattGTTGTTAATAGAAAGTGTAAATTGCAAGGTGAGCAATTTTAGGCTCTGTTGTATATTGACATACATCTGTTGTACAAACAAAATGATACAAGCTCTTATATCAACATTTGTCTCTTTGATATTTTCAGATTGATTGTCAAGTGATATTATTATTGTCTGATGATGAACTGACAAAGTACATCCCTATCTATGGGGACAGGATAGCTGTGAAAGATTTTTGTAAGAACCAGGGTGGTACAGGTTCAAAGTCCAAAAAAAAGAAGACactattacaaaagataagaaaaagacTCCATCCATCATCAAAAAGAaacttgtttaaaacaaaaaaaagatatagatGAAAGCTCAAGTGATAGTGATGACAATCCTTCTACTTCCAAGAATATTGGAAATGATCATGCAGCAAAAAGTGAAAGGCGTATAGAACTTGGTTGGCTGATGAAAGAAGGGGATAGTATGAAACAAGTTCGCTGGCCAACTGGAGGGGGGACGAGACATCTTATTGTTGATAAAGATACTCTAGTGAGTGCCATAAAAGAAACAGCTTTAAAACTTTACTTTCCAGAAGGAATATCACCCAGGGGTAAGATTGGAAATTTTGTGGTTGACATCATGGACTTTAAACGCCAGTCAGCTAATTTAGATTTGTCTGTAGAGAATATTTATGACCGAAGCAAAATGAGGCTGTTAAGGTTTTATTTACTAACTGTACCTAAAGAAAGGGATAACACTGAACAAGAAAAGAATTCAACAACAAGGACCAAAGAAAATGAAGACCAAAAAAGTAGTTTCACAGCTGTTGAGgttagaaaaccatgaaaataacaGTTCTCATAGTTCTTATAATGAGCATACCAGTTTGAACATGTGCAGTGATGATGAAATTCAGTTTGGACCTGTATTGGCtgatattgatgatatttatGACTCAACAATTCCTTTGAATGATATCCACACTCAATCTGACAGTCAGCCAGAGAATAGTTATATAGCCAATGATCCTGGAATAATCACTAATAGTCTTGGAATAATCGCCGATGGTCCTGGATTAATAAATAATGAACAATTATTTCTTGATCCATTCCATTCTGTGAAAATTAGGGTTCATAGAGGAAATTTAATGAtagaaatgatgaaaatattttcagATCCAACAATAATGTATGCTACATTTTCTGATGTCAGTATGATATTGCCAACTGGAAAAGCGGAAGAAGGGGTAGGGGAAGGAATTTTTAGAGATTGCCTTACTGAATTTTGGAATGAGTTTATGGACAATTGTTGCATTGGAAATTCACAGAAAGTCCCTACAATAAGACACGATTTTCAAGAGGAGCAGTGGCTGTCCATTGGCAGAATTATATTTAAAGGATGGCAGATAGCCAATTACTTGCCCATTGGACTTTCCATAATTGTTATGGAAAATGCAATGTATGGAAAGTTTAAGTCAGATTTAATGgaaaattttctttgttttatcaCTGAGGAAGACAAAACATTATTTTCCACTGCTTTAAAAGATTACGAGTCAGTTGATAATGATGAACTTATAGAAGCTTTAGAGAACCATAGCTGCAGGTCTGCAGTCACAAAAGAAAGCATTACACGTATTTTGCTAGAAATCGCACACAAGGAAATGGTTCAGGAGTGCAACTTTATAACTGATGCTTGGGCCAAGATATTATCTCAACTCGGACAGTCTCTTTCTTATGAGAATTTGACAGAAATATACAGTAAAATGGAACCCAGCAATCGCAAAGTTACCAAAATGCTGCATTTTTCAGATAATTTGTCTAATTTGGAACGTGAAGTTATGAACCACCTTCAGCGGTATGTTAGAGAACTTGATAAAGTATTGTTGAAAAAATTTCTTAGATTTTGCACTGGAtctgatttaattttggatgGAAAGGATACAATCACTGTTGAATTTGTAGTTCTTGATGGTTTTGGGTGTCGACCAATAGCCCATACATGTGGTCGTGTTCTCAGAATACcaagaaattatgaaaattttactATTTTCCGTAGCGAATTCaacaacattttaaatacttcTGTATGGGTAATGGACATTGTATAATTGCATTGATTTACATCAAACCAGGTAAAATCAGCAGCAGGATTTTATCATTGATTGCCTTTGTATCAATATCATGTTCAGTATTTCCTGGGTTTTTttcacatgacaataaaagaAACTAGCCTAAGAACCTACAAATTAGGCATGATAAAGCTTATGATGAATGGAAATAAGATATTGGTTTTGTTCATTTAAGTCCTTTTTTGTGAAATACACAACTTATTAGATAttaagatttaacatttttattgagatttcaattgttttttattagtCATGTAAGTAGCTGAAATGCAACTGATTTTTTTAGTTCATAcagttttaattttgtt
Encoded here:
- the LOC139496415 gene encoding uncharacterized protein, yielding MKTKKVVSQLLRLENHENNSSHSSYNEHTSLNMCSDDEIQFGPVLADIDDIYDSTIPLNDIHTQSDSQPENSYIANDPGIITNSLGIIADGPGLINNEQLFLDPFHSVKIRVHRGNLMIEMMKIFSDPTIMYATFSDVSMILPTGKAEEGVGEGIFRDCLTEFWNEFMDNCCIGNSQKVPTIRHDFQEEQWLSIGRIIFKGWQIANYLPIGLSIIVMENAMYGKFKSDLMENFLCFITEEDKTLFSTALKDYESVDNDELIEALENHSCRSAVTKESITRILLEIAHKEMVQECNFITDAWAKILSQLGQSLSYENLTEIYSKMEPSNRKVTKMLHFSDNLSNLEREVMNHLQRYVRELDKVLLKKFLRFCTGSDLILDGKDTITVEFVVLDGFGCRPIAHTCGRVLRIPRNYENFTIFRSEFNNILNTSVWVMDIV